Proteins encoded within one genomic window of Humulus lupulus chromosome 1, drHumLupu1.1, whole genome shotgun sequence:
- the LOC133806801 gene encoding uncharacterized protein LOC133806801 — translation MFGFVHTPQRSTPTETSPSFQVAKRARVEPKSITEVLPEVSPPTPLASSPVTEVEPFLPTPVPPSIIDAGASSSAPTPLSEPHQSAIQNLGAIMDRASHLEQTTTDFNGIKNEDLSTILTKSLLDIQSALMLVSHVRDRSVEYTSTFSNLRSKLEAVCHEVLDLRHVLGSRDANIALKDEEISTLCSTMELKQQEVTELTLRVTQMEGKLANQLKQSESKKEKLIADMDQLEKDVLIEKEQEVKAARDKAREEYLETAFSCFYLIWKSNKDLNLDFLPKKTRAKEFKECLACETAEAQGGLSDDTPRPS, via the exons ATGTTCGGTTTTGTTCATACCCCGCAAAGGTCAACACCAACCGAGACTAGCCCTTCCTTCCAAGTGGCTAAGAGGGCCAGGGTTGAGCCTAAGTCGATAACGGAGGTTCTTCCCGAGGTGTCTCCTCCgactcctttggcgtctagtcctgtTACAGAGGTAGAGCCATTCTTGCCTACGCCGGTTCCTCCCAGTATCATTGATGCGGGTGCCTCCTCTTCTGCGCCtactcccttatctgagccacaccagtcGGCCATACAGAATTTAGGTGCCATCATGGACCGAGCGTCCCATCTAGAGCAGACGACAACagattttaatgggattaagaatgaggacttgagcaccatcctcacgaagtcactccttgacattcagagt gcattgatgttggtctcccatgtccgtgataggtctgtAGAGTATACCTCTACATTTTCCAATCTTCGTTCTAAGCTTGAAGCTGTCTGCCatgaggtgctggaccttaggcaCGTTCTTGGATCTAGGGATGCGAACATTGCTTTaaaagatgaagagatcagcaCTCTCTGCAGTACCATGGAGCTCAAACAGCAGGAAGTAACCGAGTTGACCCTCAgggtaacccagatggaggggaaacttgccaatCAGCTCAAACAGTCTGAATctaagaaagagaagctgattgctgacatggaccaactgGAGAAGGATGTTCTtatcgagaaggagcaagaggtcaaggctgcccgggacaaggctcgagaggagtatttagAGActgctttctcttgcttctacttgatctggaagtccaacaaagatctgaacttggatttccttcccaagAAGACACGAGCGAAAGAGTTTAAGGAGTGTCTGGCTTGTGAGactgccgaggctcagggtggtctttcagatgatactcctcgccctagttag